From Candidatus Omnitrophota bacterium, a single genomic window includes:
- a CDS encoding 2-dehydropantoate 2-reductase, which produces MKIAVVGPGAMGCLLAAFLARAKCEVWMLDKDSARAGRISQSGVSVEGVSGNWRAQVRATAEPKDIGNADLILICVKSYDTKSAITAAKTLAGEDTAVLTLQNGIGNIELISEVVGPEKVIGGITNMGATLLDTGRIRHAGKGETVLGRIDGKIPVEIRSIREVFNRAGLETRISRDIKGSIWSKLLINAGINPLTAITRLNNGRLLDFEGTRKIISLAVSEGTKVAKRKRIKLIYDDPLAKVEAVCQATAGNISSMLQDVLNKKPTEIDFINGVIVRQAQELGIPAPVNALLFDLVKTIESSYHLGAGGRGRKK; this is translated from the coding sequence ATGAAGATAGCCGTAGTCGGCCCCGGGGCGATGGGGTGTTTATTGGCCGCGTTTTTAGCCAGGGCTAAATGCGAAGTCTGGATGCTGGATAAGGACAGCGCCCGCGCCGGAAGGATCAGCCAGTCGGGTGTCAGCGTCGAAGGCGTGTCCGGCAATTGGAGGGCGCAGGTCAGGGCCACCGCCGAGCCCAAGGATATCGGAAATGCCGATTTAATATTGATCTGCGTAAAATCTTATGATACGAAGTCCGCGATAACCGCGGCTAAGACATTGGCGGGCGAAGATACGGCTGTTTTGACTTTGCAGAACGGTATCGGCAACATCGAGTTGATCAGCGAAGTGGTCGGGCCGGAAAAGGTGATCGGCGGAATAACCAATATGGGCGCGACCCTGTTGGATACCGGCAGGATCCGGCACGCCGGTAAAGGCGAGACGGTATTGGGCAGGATAGACGGCAAGATACCGGTGGAGATCCGCTCGATCCGAGAGGTGTTCAACCGGGCGGGGCTGGAAACCCGGATATCCCGGGATATCAAAGGTTCTATTTGGTCGAAATTGCTGATCAACGCCGGGATAAACCCGCTTACCGCGATAACCCGCCTGAATAACGGCCGGCTCCTTGATTTTGAAGGGACCAGAAAGATTATTTCCCTGGCGGTAAGCGAGGGGACGAAGGTGGCCAAAAGGAAGCGGATCAAGCTGATATACGACGATCCCCTGGCCAAGGTGGAGGCGGTTTGCCAGGCCACCGCCGGGAATATCTCATCGATGCTTCAGGACGTATTGAATAAAAAGCCCACGGAGATAGATTTCATCAACGGGGTGATCGTCCGGCAGGCCCAGGAGCTGGGAATCCCTGCCCCGGTAAACGCGTTGTTGTTCGACCTGGTAAAGACAATTGAATCAAGCTATCATCTTGGCGCCGGGGGACGCGGGCGTAAGAAATAG
- the recO gene encoding DNA repair protein RecO yields the protein MAILKTAAIVLKKYDLRETSLLVNFFTRDYGKISGELKGIRKDPRKFASSLESFSHNEIIFYHKRNSSVHLVSQADLVDNFPGIRRGLPKIAAASLIVELIDGIMAQEDKNEEIFDLAMTALAELSGYTDPEKVMTIFKIKVLSSSGFRPHLDSCVSCLGRAPGAVKFSLGMGGLLCQKCSPKDLRARTIFRGTIATIMHIEKNDFKINLKLGMNPQIKKELNLVLNGFLNFHLGRELKSQKVINKLEA from the coding sequence ATGGCGATATTAAAGACCGCGGCGATAGTCCTGAAGAAATACGACCTGCGCGAGACTTCGCTTTTGGTGAATTTTTTTACCCGGGACTACGGCAAGATATCCGGCGAGTTGAAGGGTATACGCAAGGACCCGCGGAAGTTCGCCAGTTCTCTGGAGTCTTTCTCGCATAATGAGATCATCTTCTACCATAAGCGCAATTCCTCCGTGCATCTGGTTAGCCAGGCCGACCTGGTGGATAATTTCCCCGGGATCCGCCGGGGGCTTCCCAAGATCGCCGCGGCCAGCCTTATCGTGGAACTGATAGACGGGATAATGGCGCAGGAGGATAAGAACGAGGAGATATTTGATCTGGCGATGACCGCGCTGGCGGAGTTGTCCGGATACACCGACCCGGAAAAGGTGATGACCATATTTAAGATCAAGGTGCTGTCTTCATCGGGATTCCGGCCGCATCTGGATTCCTGCGTCAGCTGTTTGGGGCGCGCGCCGGGCGCGGTTAAATTCAGCCTGGGGATGGGCGGGTTGCTTTGCCAGAAATGCAGCCCTAAGGACCTGAGGGCGCGGACGATCTTCCGCGGGACGATCGCCACTATAATGCATATCGAGAAGAATGATTTCAAGATCAACCTTAAACTGGGAATGAACCCCCAGATAAAAAAAGAGCTTAACCTGGTATTGAACGGGTTTTTGAATTTTCACCTCGGCAGGGAATTAAAGTCGCAGAAGGTGATCAATAAATTGGAGGCATAA
- the ybeY gene encoding rRNA maturation RNase YbeY produces the protein MRIYIKNLQKKIPINPKKIKGIARKVVSSEGRSVPAGSAITLCFVDDRMIRRLNRKYHFRDAATDVLAFDLSDGRRMITDIVISTDTAVRNAKTFKTTPLYENHLYLVHGLLHIFGYDDHDAKGRGMMRRKEAHYLKESGIG, from the coding sequence GTGCGGATATACATAAAAAACCTTCAAAAGAAAATACCAATCAATCCGAAAAAGATAAAAGGCATCGCCCGTAAGGTCGTATCCTCGGAAGGCAGATCCGTTCCGGCAGGGTCGGCCATTACCCTTTGCTTCGTGGATGACCGGATGATCCGCCGGCTTAACCGTAAATACCACTTTCGTGACGCGGCCACCGATGTCCTGGCGTTCGATCTAAGTGACGGCCGAAGGATGATCACGGACATAGTCATATCCACCGACACGGCGGTCCGCAACGCAAAGACCTTTAAAACCACTCCTTTGTATGAAAATCACCTGTATCTCGTTCACGGCCTGCTGCATATATTCGGTTATGACGACCATGACGCGAAAGGCAGGGGGATGATGCGCAGGAAAGAGGCGCATTATCTTAAGGAATCAGGGATAGGTTGA
- a CDS encoding HDIG domain-containing protein, whose product MKRQIAIDKLKFNSRVPRISEKLRGWIVFLAGSAAALVYSFFAGVNLLVAIFLICLVVYLKFIYRDLNSRPFNLFNLSLLFLMITSLGFLMINHGWPLFFIPFAAAPMLAAILFNEPVISLLLTIAPVIVINAASGQANSLGVIFFISGIISSLLVHGVRRRNTIVIAGFVAGCVQAVLFLMSRDFKWAYSEEALFFLLNGLVCGVIAQGILPVFEYLFGTITNIKLLELADFNSPLLNRLMLEAPGTYHHSLIVGNLSEAACKSVGANALLARIGAYYHDIGKLQKPEYFTENQGLKMSAHEALAPNMSKLLIMNHVKEGLDLARKYHLAPQLEKFIQQHHGTSLVYFFYRRALENSDMPEEVHEEGFRYPGPKPNTKETAIVLLADSVEAATRAVKDPTPSKIDELVHKIINNKFIDGQLDECDLTLKDLEIIATVFIHILSGIYHTRINYPEADGADIHKKPSKENTNQSEKDKRHRP is encoded by the coding sequence ATGAAAAGGCAAATCGCGATAGATAAGTTAAAATTTAATTCGCGCGTACCGCGGATCTCCGAGAAATTGCGCGGCTGGATCGTTTTTCTGGCCGGGTCCGCCGCGGCCCTGGTTTATTCTTTCTTCGCCGGCGTAAACCTGCTTGTGGCGATATTTTTGATCTGCCTGGTTGTTTATCTTAAGTTCATCTACCGCGACCTTAATTCCCGCCCATTTAATCTTTTTAATCTGTCACTGCTTTTCCTGATGATAACCTCATTGGGGTTCTTGATGATCAACCACGGATGGCCGTTGTTCTTTATCCCGTTCGCCGCGGCTCCGATGCTGGCCGCGATATTGTTCAACGAGCCGGTAATATCATTATTGCTGACTATCGCCCCGGTAATCGTTATCAACGCGGCTTCCGGCCAGGCGAACAGCCTGGGGGTGATCTTTTTCATAAGCGGTATAATTTCCAGCCTTCTGGTCCATGGCGTCCGTCGCCGGAACACCATTGTTATCGCCGGGTTCGTCGCCGGCTGTGTCCAGGCGGTTTTATTTCTTATGAGCAGGGATTTTAAATGGGCGTATTCCGAAGAAGCGCTGTTTTTCTTGCTCAACGGACTTGTCTGCGGGGTTATCGCGCAGGGTATACTCCCTGTCTTCGAATATCTTTTCGGGACGATCACCAATATAAAGCTCCTGGAACTGGCGGATTTCAACAGTCCTTTGCTTAACCGGTTGATGCTTGAGGCGCCCGGGACATATCATCACAGTCTGATAGTGGGCAATCTATCCGAGGCCGCCTGCAAGTCTGTGGGCGCGAATGCGCTTTTGGCCCGGATCGGCGCTTATTATCATGATATCGGCAAGCTGCAAAAGCCGGAATACTTTACCGAGAACCAGGGGCTGAAGATGAGCGCGCATGAGGCCCTGGCCCCGAACATGAGCAAGCTTTTGATAATGAACCATGTCAAGGAGGGGCTGGACCTGGCCCGGAAGTACCATCTTGCCCCGCAGCTTGAGAAATTCATCCAGCAGCATCACGGGACGAGCCTGGTGTATTTTTTCTACCGCAGGGCGCTGGAGAATTCCGATATGCCGGAGGAGGTCCACGAAGAAGGGTTTCGTTATCCCGGGCCGAAACCCAATACTAAAGAAACCGCGATAGTGCTGCTGGCAGATTCCGTGGAAGCGGCGACCCGGGCGGTGAAAGATCCGACCCCTTCCAAGATCGATGAGTTGGTGCATAAGATCATAAATAACAAGTTCATCGACGGCCAGCTCGATGAATGCGACCTTACCCTTAAAGACCTGGAGATCATCGCGACAGTGTTCATCCATATCTTGAGCGGAATATACCACACCCGTATAAATTATCCTGAGGCCGACGGTGCGGATATACATAAAAAACCTTCAAAAGAAAATACCAATCAATCCGAAAAAGATAAAAGGCATCGCCCGTAA
- a CDS encoding PhoH family protein, whose amino-acid sequence MPEKKIRIDTLAAAQGLLGPYDENIKILEKEFQVKLTLRGEDLKITGGSKNINRAVVFIERLLANDELGDNRLSGSRIYELMKEPKTPKYDSFEPARDKFRHCPPGKKAIGPRTKGQKEYFEAIKKNDIVFGIGPAGTGKTYLAMACAVESLRNQEVRRIILTRPAIEAGESLGFLPGDMYEKISPYLRPLYDAIYDMMEAEKIEKYLETGIIEVAPLAYMRGRTLNDAFIILDEAQNATPEQLKMFLTRLGFDSKAVITGDITQSDLPGGKPTGLLQAMETLKAIQGIKFINFSGEDVVRHELVQKIIEAYEKANRDR is encoded by the coding sequence ATGCCGGAAAAAAAGATCAGGATTGATACGCTGGCCGCGGCTCAGGGGCTTCTCGGCCCGTATGATGAGAATATAAAAATACTGGAAAAAGAGTTTCAGGTGAAACTGACCCTGCGCGGCGAAGACCTTAAGATAACCGGCGGGAGCAAGAATATAAACAGGGCGGTTGTTTTTATCGAGCGATTGCTGGCTAATGATGAACTTGGCGATAACCGGTTATCCGGATCAAGGATATATGAATTGATGAAAGAACCCAAGACCCCGAAATACGATTCCTTTGAGCCGGCCAGGGATAAATTCCGCCACTGCCCTCCGGGGAAGAAGGCGATCGGCCCCAGGACAAAAGGGCAGAAGGAGTATTTCGAGGCGATAAAAAAGAATGATATAGTCTTCGGTATCGGGCCAGCCGGGACAGGAAAGACCTACCTGGCCATGGCCTGCGCGGTTGAGTCGCTGCGCAACCAGGAGGTGCGCAGGATAATACTGACCCGGCCGGCGATCGAGGCGGGGGAATCCCTGGGTTTTCTGCCAGGGGATATGTATGAGAAGATATCGCCGTATCTTCGCCCGTTATACGACGCGATCTACGATATGATGGAGGCGGAGAAGATAGAAAAATACCTGGAGACCGGTATAATTGAAGTGGCGCCTCTGGCGTATATGCGGGGAAGGACCTTGAACGACGCCTTTATCATCCTGGACGAGGCCCAGAACGCCACTCCGGAACAACTGAAGATGTTTTTGACCCGGCTGGGATTCGATTCCAAGGCGGTGATCACCGGGGATATTACCCAGAGCGACCTGCCCGGAGGAAAGCCGACAGGGCTTCTTCAGGCGATGGAAACGCTGAAAGCGATCCAGGGGATCAAATTCATAAATTTCAGCGGAGAGGATGTGGTCAGGCATGAATTGGTGCAGAAGATAATCGAGGCTTATGAAAAGGCAAATCGCGATAGATAA
- a CDS encoding LysM peptidoglycan-binding domain-containing protein, translating into MLKAGRIPFFVILLALSGCAVRTYSVVKERPDQDLNSGNRGLVAAKNPPAPAPAGRKPTRTTKVIEVELYPILRTNKKPAVKIEPGQPVDAVEPVPAVIPADEPAITEPQKYTVQPGDTLQKIASKFYGRSAKWPRIYEANRKTVKSPDNIKPGQVITIPVE; encoded by the coding sequence ATGTTAAAAGCTGGACGGATCCCGTTCTTTGTAATACTGTTGGCTTTATCCGGATGCGCGGTCAGGACTTATTCCGTTGTTAAAGAAAGGCCTGACCAGGATTTGAACAGCGGTAACCGCGGCTTGGTTGCGGCTAAAAATCCACCTGCGCCGGCTCCTGCGGGCCGCAAACCGACGCGGACCACTAAAGTGATCGAGGTGGAGCTTTATCCCATATTAAGGACTAATAAGAAACCGGCGGTTAAAATCGAACCCGGCCAGCCTGTTGACGCGGTTGAGCCCGTTCCGGCGGTTATCCCGGCCGATGAGCCTGCTATTACAGAACCGCAAAAATATACCGTTCAGCCGGGGGATACGCTGCAGAAGATCGCTTCTAAATTCTACGGGCGTTCCGCGAAATGGCCCCGGATCTACGAAGCGAACAGGAAAACGGTCAAAAGCCCGGATAATATAAAACCGGGCCAGGTCATAACTATACCTGTGGAATAA
- the aspS gene encoding aspartate--tRNA ligase produces the protein MLRTHTCGQLNAADAGKEVTLCGWVATRRDHGKLIFIDIRDRDGITQVVFIPKESGEAHKKAQDLRAEFVIRITGKVNKRPAGMINAKLPTGEVELLVTGLEILNPSLTPPFEITDEQELTEEMRLKYRYLDLRRRKVFNNFVMRHTLYKAVRGFLNERGFIECETPILTKSTPEGARDYLVPSRLNPGEFYALPQSPQLFKQILMVSGIEKYYQIAKCFRDEDLRADRQPEFTQLDLEMSFIDEEDIYSVFESLMALIFKEIKGVELKVPFPRISHAEALAKYQSDKPDLRKASGQEFAFLWVTEFPLFKYNEEEKRWECEHHPFTNVHAEDVPKLEGNDLSNIRSRAYDLVLNGIEIGSGSIRIHDQKLQQKIFSIIGISEEEQAKRFGFLLEAFQYGAPPHGGFAFGIDRLLSTLAGEASIREVIGFPKTQKAFCPLTSAPSGVDKRQLDELGIAIRKTKT, from the coding sequence ATGTTACGGACACATACTTGCGGGCAATTGAACGCCGCTGATGCGGGAAAAGAGGTAACGCTTTGCGGATGGGTCGCCACCCGCAGGGACCATGGAAAGCTTATTTTTATTGATATCCGCGACCGCGACGGGATAACCCAGGTGGTCTTCATACCTAAAGAATCCGGAGAGGCGCATAAAAAGGCCCAGGACCTGCGCGCGGAATTCGTGATCCGTATCACCGGCAAAGTGAATAAGCGGCCCGCTGGAATGATCAACGCTAAATTGCCCACCGGAGAGGTGGAACTTTTGGTCACGGGCCTGGAGATACTTAATCCCAGCCTGACCCCGCCTTTTGAGATAACCGACGAGCAGGAATTGACCGAGGAGATGCGGCTGAAATACCGTTACCTGGACCTGAGGCGACGGAAGGTGTTCAATAATTTTGTTATGCGCCATACGCTTTATAAGGCCGTCCGCGGTTTCCTTAATGAGCGCGGGTTCATTGAGTGCGAAACCCCTATACTGACTAAATCCACCCCGGAAGGCGCCAGGGATTATCTGGTCCCGTCTAGGCTTAATCCCGGCGAATTCTATGCGCTTCCCCAATCCCCGCAGCTTTTTAAGCAGATATTAATGGTTTCCGGGATAGAGAAATATTACCAGATCGCCAAGTGCTTCCGCGACGAAGACCTGCGCGCGGACCGTCAGCCGGAGTTCACCCAGCTGGATTTGGAAATGTCCTTCATCGATGAAGAGGACATTTATTCTGTTTTTGAATCGTTAATGGCCTTGATATTCAAAGAGATTAAAGGCGTTGAATTGAAGGTCCCGTTCCCCAGGATAAGCCATGCCGAGGCCCTGGCAAAATACCAATCGGATAAGCCGGACCTGCGCAAGGCATCCGGACAGGAATTCGCGTTCCTCTGGGTTACGGAATTCCCGCTTTTTAAATATAACGAGGAGGAAAAACGCTGGGAGTGCGAGCATCATCCGTTCACCAATGTGCATGCCGAGGATGTCCCCAAGCTGGAAGGCAATGATCTGAGCAATATACGTTCGCGCGCCTATGACCTGGTCCTCAACGGTATTGAGATCGGCTCCGGTTCTATCAGGATCCATGACCAGAAGCTGCAGCAGAAGATATTCTCGATTATCGGCATCAGCGAGGAAGAACAGGCAAAGCGTTTCGGTTTTCTTTTGGAGGCCTTTCAGTACGGCGCTCCTCCGCATGGCGGGTTTGCCTTCGGCATAGACCGGCTTTTATCGACTTTGGCCGGCGAAGCCAGCATCAGAGAGGTGATCGGCTTTCCCAAGACGCAAAAGGCGTTTTGCCCCCTGACCAGCGCCCCTTCGGGAGTGGATAAAAGGCAACTGGATGAGCTGGGCATCGCGATAAGGAAAACAAAGACTTGA
- the hisS gene encoding histidine--tRNA ligase — protein MFKKVPGTKDILPDQTGLWQKIEGTSRKIFAIYNYSEIRTPFIEETALFNRSLGESTEIVQKQMFIIKRDEDSYALRPEGTASIVRAYVENSLDKTKGFLKLYYMGPMFRAERPQKGRLRQFNQIGCEAIGSYGPDIDVEVIALADALLKRYGVKDYTIALNTLGCAQDKKTLNDLLKNKLEDKLGGLCDDCKDRYSRNILRILDCKNEACRDIVNHLQIGREHLCPDCKAHFEYVKQGLDVMKVDYKVMPTLVRGLDYYNRTVFEIKHSGLGPQQDALGAGGRYDGLVKELGGPEAGAIGFSFGFERLLLALESAAAPDQAKDIPKLVYVIPLGEAAKKQSLVILSGLRDSAAIVSDTSANYSGNSLKSAMRKAGDLGAAFVIIIGDDEIRGNCVTLKDMANKTQEKVPMAGLKEKLGIIQQKES, from the coding sequence ATGTTCAAAAAAGTCCCGGGGACAAAAGACATCCTGCCTGATCAGACAGGTTTATGGCAAAAGATCGAAGGAACCAGCCGTAAAATCTTCGCTATTTACAACTATTCCGAAATCCGCACTCCTTTTATAGAAGAAACCGCGTTATTCAACCGTTCGCTTGGCGAATCCACTGAAATAGTCCAGAAGCAGATGTTCATCATTAAACGCGATGAGGATTCCTACGCCTTGCGCCCGGAAGGCACTGCCTCGATCGTCCGCGCCTATGTCGAGAACAGCCTGGATAAGACCAAAGGTTTTCTGAAATTATATTATATGGGCCCGATGTTCCGCGCGGAAAGGCCGCAAAAAGGAAGGCTGCGCCAGTTTAATCAGATCGGCTGCGAGGCGATAGGCAGTTACGGCCCGGATATAGATGTGGAAGTCATCGCTTTGGCCGACGCGCTGCTAAAGCGATACGGCGTAAAAGATTACACTATAGCTTTGAATACCCTTGGCTGCGCTCAGGATAAAAAGACGCTTAACGATCTTTTAAAAAACAAGCTGGAAGACAAGCTCGGCGGCCTTTGCGACGACTGTAAAGACAGGTATAGCCGGAATATTTTAAGGATATTGGACTGCAAGAACGAGGCCTGCCGCGATATTGTCAACCATTTGCAAATAGGCCGGGAGCATCTTTGCCCGGATTGTAAGGCTCATTTTGAATATGTAAAGCAGGGTCTGGACGTAATGAAAGTGGATTACAAGGTTATGCCTACTCTTGTCCGCGGACTGGATTATTATAACCGCACTGTTTTTGAGATCAAGCACAGCGGTTTGGGCCCGCAGCAGGACGCCTTGGGCGCGGGCGGCAGGTATGACGGCCTGGTAAAAGAATTAGGCGGGCCGGAGGCCGGGGCGATCGGATTTTCATTCGGTTTTGAGAGGCTGCTTTTGGCCCTGGAAAGTGCGGCTGCGCCTGACCAGGCGAAAGATATTCCGAAACTCGTATATGTAATACCTTTGGGTGAAGCCGCCAAGAAACAAAGCCTGGTAATCTTGTCCGGGTTGCGCGACAGCGCGGCTATAGTTTCAGACACCAGCGCCAATTACAGCGGGAATTCTTTGAAATCCGCTATGCGCAAGGCCGGCGACCTGGGTGCTGCTTTTGTGATAATTATCGGGGACGATGAGATCAGGGGAAATTGCGTGACCTTGAAGGATATGGCCAATAAAACACAGGAAAAGGTCCCTATGGCCGGACTGAAGGAAAAATTAGGAATAATCCAACAGAAAGAGAGCTGA
- a CDS encoding integration host factor subunit beta: MTKKDIILKVSDETNLKQTDVKKIVQKTFDYMVEALVRGEKIELRNFGVFKIKERKSRTGRNPRTGQVVPVPPRKVVIFKPGLEMKQKVK; encoded by the coding sequence ATGACCAAAAAAGATATTATCCTGAAAGTTTCTGATGAAACCAACCTTAAACAGACTGATGTTAAGAAGATAGTCCAGAAAACCTTTGATTATATGGTAGAAGCCTTGGTCAGGGGTGAAAAGATAGAACTGCGTAATTTTGGCGTTTTTAAGATCAAGGAAAGAAAAAGCCGCACCGGAAGAAATCCCCGCACTGGTCAAGTCGTCCCAGTTCCTCCCAGGAAAGTCGTGATCTTTAAACCCGGCTTGGAAATGAAGCAAAAAGTAAAATAA